The Amycolatopsis nigrescens CSC17Ta-90 genomic interval GAGCGCGCCCAGCGTCTTGCTCGGGAAGAAGGACAGCACCCCGCCGTCGCCGTGCAGTCCGGCGTGCACCCCGGACTGGCGCATGCCGATGCCCTCCGCGCTGTCCTCCAGCAGTCGCAACCCGTACTGCCTCGCGATGCCGCCGAGTGCCGCCATGTCCGCCTGCTGGCAGAACAGGTGCGCCGGCATCAGGAACCGGGTGTCCCCGGTGATCGCCGCCTCGGTGGCGGCCGGGTCGAGCGCGTAGGTACCGGGGTCGATGTCGGCGAACCGCGGCCGCCCGCCGGCCAGCACCACCGACGACGCGGACGCCACGAACGAGAACGCGGGCACCAGCACGCCGTCACCGGGGGTGAGCCCGGCAGCGCGCAGCAGCAGGACCAGTGCGTCGGTCCCGCTGTTCACCCCGATGGCGTACCGGGCGCCGGTGTATTCGGCGAGCCGGTGTTCCCATTCTTCAACTTGTTTTCCGTGCGAGAATTTTCCGTTATCGAAAACCTCGCCGATACGGGCACTGATCAACGGCCAGAGATCGGCGAAGGTCTCCGCCTGGGTGAAAAACGGAACGTCGCGCCGGCCAGTCGAACGGGAAGCCTCGCCGCCGTTCACCGGACGGGAACCTTCCATGATCAGTCTGCCGGACAAGCCGACCACTCCCCTTACCCCTGGATGATCACGGCGAAAACTCAACGTAGCCGATTCCGCCTGCGCGCAGAAGACACCGGCCTGCCTCCGGCGCGGTTTTCACCCTTTGCGGTCAGAGCGCCCACGGACCTTAACTTTCACTGCGGCACAACCGATACTGCCGATGGCAAGGTCCGCTATGCCCCCGATGCCCCTCGATGCCCCCATGCACAGGCCCCGATCTACGGAGAACCATGTTGCAGACCCTCGTCATCGGGCTCGGCCGCTCCGGCGCCGGCC includes:
- a CDS encoding aminotransferase class I/II-fold pyridoxal phosphate-dependent enzyme, with the protein product MVGLSGRLIMEGSRPVNGGEASRSTGRRDVPFFTQAETFADLWPLISARIGEVFDNGKFSHGKQVEEWEHRLAEYTGARYAIGVNSGTDALVLLLRAAGLTPGDGVLVPAFSFVASASSVVLAGGRPRFADIDPGTYALDPAATEAAITGDTRFLMPAHLFCQQADMAALGGIARQYGLRLLEDSAEGIGMRQSGVHAGLHGDGGVLSFFPSKTLGALGDAGAVLTDDPVLAERVAALRHHGRRGRTLDHFPGISHETAEPGMNSKMDDIQAAVLLAKLTRLEADIARRAELAEAYSERLADIPGIIRLPGVVDRGPDSRGVFYVYLIEVENRDELVSHLAGNGIGTETYYPVPLHLQPCFADLGHRRGSFPVAEAACAHAVALPLYPDLRSSDVDLVCAEIRAFYGGKAS